The region TGAAAGACGGCCGGGTGAGTTGCCTTGCCAGCGGAGTTGGTACGGTTGTCGCGTGCGTAGATTCTCATCGCCTTGTTGCAGGCCCACTTCATAAGGAGACTATTGTTCCAGTTAAGGAAGGGCAGCGGTGGGTAACGCTGCATTTGGATCGATACGTTGGTCATCGCCTTCATCTTGAGTTCGTTCCGGCTATCGACAAGCAGATGTCCGTTCGCCTTGTGACGCAAGGTCTTGACGCTGACGGACTCGCGGATCTTGATCGGCGTCTGGCTGCGTTGGATAAGCCGAATATTGAGTATGCTCATGCGGCCGAAGCCATTTTGAGCGGTGCCAGTTTACGCGGCATTGTTCAAGCCTGGAAACGGGAGCGAGCAGAGCTTGCGTCGAAAATTGTTCGCAGTTCGCGAGTCGCTCCGGCGATGATGGACGGCACTGGTGAGGATGACCGAATACTCATTCGAGGTAATTCCTCGAAACCGGGTGACATTGAACCACGGCATTTCCTGACCGCGGTCTCTGGCAACTCGCCACTTCCCGTTCAAGAAGGAAGCGGTCGACTAGAACTTGCGGACCTCATAAATGATACAACTAATCCGCTGACGTCACGCGTCATTGTCAACCGAATCTGGCACCATCTGATGGGTCGTGGAATTGTACCGACTGTCGACGACTTGGGTTATTTGGGCCAGCGGCCGACTCATCCGGAATTGCTAGATCATTTGGCAACTCGCTTCGTTGCCGACGGGCGTAGCATTAAGCAAATGATCAAATACATTGTGCTTTCTCGGACCTATCAGCAGTCAAGCTATGCCAGTCCTGAATCACTGGAAGCAGATCCCAAGAATCTGCTTTGGCATCATCGCCCCCCGCGACGTCTGCAGGGGGAAGTGATTCGCGATTCGATGTTAGCGCTGTCTGGACGACTCGATCCAGAATTCTACGGTCCGCCTGTTCCGATTCACCTGACATCATTTATGGATGGTCGAGGCCGGCCAAGCAAGAGCGGACCACTCGATGGCGATGGTCGGCGTTCCATCTACATCGCAGTGCGGCGAAACTTTCTCTCGCCGTTCATGCTGACGTTTGATACGCCTGTTCCGTTCAGTTCGATGGGGCGACGCAACGTGTCGAACGTTCCAGCTCAGGCTTTGACTCTATTAAATGATCCGCTTGTCGCTGAGTTGGCGTACAAGTGGGGCGAGCACGCGTTACAAAATGTCGCTGGCGGCAACAACAAGATGAAGGAACGAATCGAGTGGATGTACGTCTCTGGATTCGGAAGGTATCCAACGAATCAGGAAATTGAGGCCGCAGCGGACTATTTGCAGACGCAAGCCTCGCAGCGGAACGTCTCAAAGGACGATCCTGAGCTCTGGGCGAGTTTCGCGCATATATTGGTGAATACCAAGGAGTTCATTTTTCTCCGATGAACAATCACAGCGTATATCCGTGCCAGCGTTATCAATCGAAGCCTACAACGCGTCGCGAGATGCTTGCGAGTTGCCTGGGTGGCTTTGGTGCAGTCGCACTGGCTGGGCTGCAATCGGACGCCGCATTTGCTGGCACAAAGAACTCACCAGCAGTCCCCGGACATGCCGGTCATGGTCCTCATCACAAAATCCGCGCCAAGAATGTGATCTTCCTCTACATGGACGGGGGCCCATCACAGGTAGATACATTCGATCCAAAGCCGATGCTGGATAGGCACAACGGTAAGGATCCCGGCCAACTATTCGACGTCGAACCGACGCAGTTCAATAACAACGGCACGGTTTTGGCCAGTCCGTGGAAGTTCAAACGGCATGGCGAATCTGGTATTCCCGTGAGCGGTCTGTTTCCACACGTAGCGAAGTGTGTGGACGAGTTGGCAGTGGTTCGCTCCATGACTTCCGAATTTCCCGAACATACGTTCGCGAACTATTTCCTGCATACAGGCAGCGGACTCCAGGGGCGCCCCAGCATGGGAGCCTGGGTGAACTATGGCCTTGGCAGTGAATGCCAGAACCTGCCGGGATTCGTCGTGCTCAACGGCGGATTGATTCCGCCGAACTGGCGGGCGCCCGACTGTCCTGGTCAACACCCCTGGAAGCCCTTTCGATTCCAGGTAAGAGCCGGTTAGGTGATCCGCGACTACTCAGTGCCCTACTGGTTGTAGTTATGGTGATTCTCTACTGGCTCTTCAGATAGACCGAGTACTCAAAGGTAAGAAAACGTGGAAACAAGACGACTCGGACGCACGAACCTCGAAATCAGTGTGCTTTCAATAGGAGGTCTTTATACGTCATCGCTCGCAGGTGGTGTCGCCGAAACGCGGCGAATCATGCGCCGTGCGATTGAGCTGGGCATCAATTCAATTGATACTGCCCCGGCTTATGCCGACAGTGAAAAAACAGTTGGTAATGCAATCGTCGATATCGACGCGCCGTTGATCGTCACAACGAAACTCGGGGGAAGACCTCAGCCGTTTGACCCACAAAACATTGATGGTCTAAGGTATTCCGTAGACGAAAGTCTGCGATTGCTGGGACGTGATCACATCGACATTCTCATGGTCCATGAACCTGATCGTCCGCAGCAATATCCGTGGTGGACCAGTTACGATCCGCTTGAAGGTCCGGCCTTAGAACTGATGGACGAGCTAAAATCCGCAGGAAAGATTCGTTACACCGGACTGGCCGGAACAACTGTCACCGAAATGTCGGCACTCGTCGCTACGGGGCGATTTGATGTTGTGCTTACGGCATTTAACTACAACGCCCTTTTCCGCGAAGCAGAGTCGACCGTGTTCCCTGTGGCCAAAGAACAAGACATTGGGATTGTAGTGGGCTCGACATTCGGCCAGGGCTTCCTGACACGAAGTGCCAATGTCAAGCAA is a window of Bremerella sp. TYQ1 DNA encoding:
- a CDS encoding aldo/keto reductase, with the translated sequence METRRLGRTNLEISVLSIGGLYTSSLAGGVAETRRIMRRAIELGINSIDTAPAYADSEKTVGNAIVDIDAPLIVTTKLGGRPQPFDPQNIDGLRYSVDESLRLLGRDHIDILMVHEPDRPQQYPWWTSYDPLEGPALELMDELKSAGKIRYTGLAGTTVTEMSALVATGRFDVVLTAFNYNALFREAESTVFPVAKEQDIGIVVGSTFGQGFLTRSANVKQRPIWLSEKRAEQLQAYYDLLDESGIPAYELCLRFAVGNSDISTVPIGCKTIEHLESCVVAVEKGPLPKDILNRLNEIAAMLPYRPYEEPMILPLEKNYIGPGIANMGAAVQVGKLELANK